A window of Pirellulales bacterium genomic DNA:
GGTTGATCTGCGGCTGGTCGCGGCGACTGTTCGGCCCTGCAGCCGGTCTGTTGAGTCTCACGATTTTCGTGTTCTCTCCGCCCATGCTGACGCATGGATTTCTGATTACCTCGGACATGGCCAGCGCGCTATTTTTCACGGCGGCGGTCGCCTCGCTCTGGCGGTTACTGCATCGAGTCTCGCCGTGGACACTGACGGCGACGTGGTTGGCGCTGTCCGGCTTGTTCCTTTCGAAATTCGCGGCCCCCATGATCGTGCCCATCGGCGGACTCTTGCTCGTGGTTCGATTGTGCAATCGCCGACCCGCCGAGCTTGTTGGCTGGGGACCGGCGCGCGAGTGTCGTGGACCGCTTCGCCAGTTCTTCCTTTACTTGGCCATCGTGCCGCTATTGGTGCTGGGCGTAGCCCTGTCGATTTGGGCGTCGTACGGCTTCCGCTACGCGATGCTTAACCCGGCGCTCGGAGCGTCCGAGGTCTCGATCGATTGGGCGGCGGTGACTAACAAATCGGCGACCGTGAACCGGTCGATCGAGATGGCGCGTGAGCAACGGTTGCTTCCCGAGGCGTATCTCTACGGTTTTTCGCACGTCCTGCGTAATTCCGCGTCGCGCAGCGCGTTTCTTAACGGCGCATACCGTCACAGAGGCTGGCGGAGTTTCTTTCCTTATTGCTTCGCCTACAAAACGCCCTTGGCCGTCTTTGTGATCTTGGTTTTGGCCGCCGCGGCCGGCTGGCGCTTCGGCCGCGCTGCGCGTAAAACAAGCGACGCATCCGCGCCAGGTAACGATGCCGCATCCCGCGCGCGTCCGGACCGCAGTCGCTTATACGAGATCACGCCGCTCATCGCGCTCCTGGCCGTGTATTGGGCATTCGCGATTACCAGTCATTTGAACATCGGGCATCGGCATTTGCTGCCGATCTATCCGGCGCTATTCATTATGGCCGGCGCGGCCGCCTGGTGGTTTGCCCCAGCAGCGTGGGCATGTCACGTCCCGCCTGTCCGCGCGTCTGCCCCTCGACAATCGGCAAGGCGGAGCGAGGCCGGCAATGTCGCGCTGCGCTGCGTGCTAGTCGGCGCGTTGCTGTGGGCCGTGGGCGACGGCCTGTGGATCTGGCCGCATTATCTCGCGTATTTCAATCCGCTGGCGGGCGGCCCCTGGAACGGCTATCGGCATCTGGTCGACAGCTCGCTCGACTGGAGTCAGGATCTGAAAGAGACGAAAGCCTGGCTCGACGCTCATCCAAACGATACCAGCGACCCGCGCCGATTGTATTTCGCGTTTTACGGGGCGCCGCCGCCTGAGTATTACGGTATTCACGCGCAACGATTGCCGTCGTTTCCTTTCAAGTGGCAGCCCCACGTGACGGAGCCACTGACCGGCGGCACGTACCTGATCAGCGCGACGACGCTTCCCGGCGTTGTGTGTCTCATGCCCGGTCGTTGGAACGAGGGCTATGAGTCCCTATACCGAAACTTGCGGCGGAGTTTCAATGTCTATCGAACGTCGTCAACCACTGCCGAAGGACGTCGGAAATTGACCGACTACGCGCCGGAGCAGCAATGGCAGGCCATGCTCAACACGTATGAAACGGCGCGCTTCATGCGGCTGGCGAGCTATCTGCGGCAGCGCGAACCGGACGACGAGATCGGCTATTCGATCCTGGTCTACCGCCTGACAGACGAGGAAGTTGCGGAGGCGATCGATGGCCCTCCGGTGGAGTTATTGCCCGAGCCGGAATGGGAGACCGAGAATCGGCGGTACGGCATCGAGACAGAAAACCCCTAACCGTTCTATCTTCGGGGTTTGATCGCCGATTTGCCGTGGTAATTCGCTCCCAAAGAAACACGCGCGCCGAAGCTTCCCTTTGCTCGATGCACGCTATTCAAGGCGTCCGAGCTCTCTCGGGTAGTAGGTCAGTCTGAATTCTGATTTTGCGGCATATCGTCGGGATTGTCGCTCGTTCGTCTCGCGAGCCTGCCTCTGACCGCCCAGCATACAAGAACAATAGGAATGCTTCGCACGATTATCGCGGCGAGAGCGAAACTAGCTGCGGTCCATCTCTTTTCTTCCAAAAGAGCTGCTGACGATACGAATCCGTATAGAACGTTCAGTCCCAAAACGAGAGACGTTATGGCGAAGAGCCACCAGCCATACCTCGCATCCCCTTTCTCTTTGGCAAGCTCGCGCGAAAGTGCAGCCACGAAGAAGAATGGAAACGCCATCATGCCCATGCTGAAAAGTTCGATCATTCCCCCATGGTACCCGGCCGGATAAACCCACAAAAAACAGGGAAAACGAATTTCAGACTTACCCCCCCGCCCCTTCCTGGGAAAATTTCCCTCGCCGTGCGTCCTGTGGTATGGTGGCTTTTTGAATCGCCCGTCGTGGTCTTGGGCCAGATTGGCCGCACCCGGACTACGATGAAGAGCTAAGAGGCCCCTCCGTCGTCGTTCGTTAGTTAATAGACGCGATCGCGTTTCTACTGCTGCACCTCTAGCGCGGAACACAGAGATGGCACAGCTCTCCGAATCCCCGTCGACGGCCACCCTCAACGACGATGACGTGCAGGCCATCGATCGGCTGCGCGAAGTTTATCGTCGGCTGCGCGACGAACTTGGCCGCGTCATCATCGGCCAGCACGACACTGTCGAGCGGCTCTCGATCTGCCTCTTTGCCCGCGGGCATTGCCTGCTGATGGGCGTGCCGGGCCTGGCCAAGACGCTGCTAGTAAGTAAAGTCGCCGAGACGATGTCACTGCGCTACAGCCGCATCCAGTTCACGCCCGACTTGATGCCGATGGACATCACCGGCACCGACATCTTGCAGGACGCGGCGGACGGCCGGCGTGAATTTCATTTCGTACACGGACCGGTATTCGCGAACATCGTGCTGGCCGACGAGATCAATCGTGCCCCGCCCAAGACCCAGGCCGCCATGCTCGAAGCGATGCAAGAGCAAAAGGTGACGGTCGTCGGCAAGACGTTCCATCTCGATTCGCCGTTCTTCGTGCTGGCCACGCAGAATCCCGTGGAACAGGAGGGGACGTACCCGCTACCCGAGGCGCAGCTCGATCGCTTTATGTTTCTGGTCGAGCTCGATTATCCCTCGGAAGAGGAAGAGGTGCTGATCGCCCGCACCACCACGGGCGACGCGCTGCCGACCCTGGATCACGTGATGACCGCGCCCGAGATCATCGAGCATCAGCACCTGGTGCGGCGCGTGCCGGTGCCGGATCATATTTATCAGTACGCGGCCCGGCTGGTGCGCAAGACCCGGCCGCGCGGCAGAATCGCGCCCGACTGGATCAAACCGTTCGTCGCCTGGGGCGCTGGCCCGCGGGCCGTGCAGTATTTGATTCTCGGCGCCAAGGCGCGGGCCGCGTTGCACGGTAGCTACATGGTGCGCCTGGAAGACGTCCATGAAGTGGCCTTGCCCGTGCTCACGCATCGCGTGATCACGACGTTCGCCGCGCAGGCCGAGGGGCTGGACGCGAAGCAAATCGTCAGGCGGTTGATCGAAGAGACCACGGCGGAACAGTAAGGGCTGGACCTGGCACGCCCCGCAAGCCGGGGCAAGGACGGTGCACAATACCAAGGATGCACCGGGCGGTGGCGTATGCTTTCGGACCGTCAATCGCGCAGTTTTCTCGACGCGCAGGTTCTGTCGCGATTGGCCGGCATGCCGCTCTTTGCCCGCCGGCCCATGCAAGGTAACGTCTCGGGGCGGCACGCCAGCCCTCACCGCGGGGCCAGCGTCGAATTCGCCGAGTATCGCAAGTACGTGCCCGGCGACGACCTGCGCCGGCTCGATTGGCGCGCCTACGGTCGCTCGGACCGGTTTTACGTCAAGGAGTTCGAGGCCGACACCAACCTGCGTTGCTGCTTCATCGTGGATACCAGCGGCTCGATGGGCTTTGGCTCGACGGGCGTCAGCAAGATCGAATACGCTCGCCGCCTGGCCGCCACGATTGCTTACCTGGCCTGCCAGCAAGGAGACGCCGTCGGCCTGTCGTGCGTGGCGCAGAACATCGTGCGCAGCCTGCCGCCCAAACGGAACCCGGCCCACTTGCGGCTCCTGCTCGACATGCTCGAAGGGATGCGCCCTCGCGGCGACACGCAGTTGGCCGCCACGTTGCACGAGCTGGCCGAAACGATCCGGCAGCGGGCGCTGGTGATCATTATCTCGGATTTATTCGTCGAGCCGGCGGTCCTCAACAGTTGCTTTCAGCATCTGCGCTTCCGGCACCATGACGTGGCCGTGTTTCATTTGCTCGACCCCCTGGAATTCGATTTCAACTTTCGCCGGCCGATGCGCTTTCTGGATATGGAAGGGGGCCCGGCCATCTTCGCCGACCCCACGGATATCGTCGACCGCTACCAGAAAGCGCTCAATGAATACCTGACCGACCTGAAGCAAGTGGTGCTCGAATCGGCGGTCGATTATCAGCGCGTCTCTCTGGCCGACGATTACGAGCAAGTGCTCGCCCGATTCCTGGTCAGCCGCGCGGCGGGGAAGGGGCGGCGATGAGCTTTCTACAGCCATGGCTTTTGGCCGCGCTACCGCTCGTGGCGGTGCCGCTCATTATTCACCTGGTGAACCAGCGGCGCTTTCAGACCATCGAATGGGCCGCCATGATGTTCCTGCTGGCGG
This region includes:
- a CDS encoding DUF58 domain-containing protein, with product MLSDRQSRSFLDAQVLSRLAGMPLFARRPMQGNVSGRHASPHRGASVEFAEYRKYVPGDDLRRLDWRAYGRSDRFYVKEFEADTNLRCCFIVDTSGSMGFGSTGVSKIEYARRLAATIAYLACQQGDAVGLSCVAQNIVRSLPPKRNPAHLRLLLDMLEGMRPRGDTQLAATLHELAETIRQRALVIIISDLFVEPAVLNSCFQHLRFRHHDVAVFHLLDPLEFDFNFRRPMRFLDMEGGPAIFADPTDIVDRYQKALNEYLTDLKQVVLESAVDYQRVSLADDYEQVLARFLVSRAAGKGRR
- a CDS encoding AAA family ATPase; amino-acid sequence: MAQLSESPSTATLNDDDVQAIDRLREVYRRLRDELGRVIIGQHDTVERLSICLFARGHCLLMGVPGLAKTLLVSKVAETMSLRYSRIQFTPDLMPMDITGTDILQDAADGRREFHFVHGPVFANIVLADEINRAPPKTQAAMLEAMQEQKVTVVGKTFHLDSPFFVLATQNPVEQEGTYPLPEAQLDRFMFLVELDYPSEEEEVLIARTTTGDALPTLDHVMTAPEIIEHQHLVRRVPVPDHIYQYAARLVRKTRPRGRIAPDWIKPFVAWGAGPRAVQYLILGAKARAALHGSYMVRLEDVHEVALPVLTHRVITTFAAQAEGLDAKQIVRRLIEETTAEQ